In Ostrea edulis chromosome 4, xbOstEdul1.1, whole genome shotgun sequence, a single window of DNA contains:
- the LOC125671515 gene encoding allatostatin-A receptor-like isoform X1, producing the protein MSDQFGDLLDGDVSQRLKLCTPGEPEADSSDVLKILQFFLAPDLPEIPSWEQGLKIAFYIPPILVDVVGNSLVILIVALNKKMRTTTNLLILNLSVSDIMVACFCMWIHLATQLQQGNLWPFGAFLCKVTSFVQVTSLTSSVLTLTIISLERFLAIVFPLRQKMSHRAVIVAITCTWIVSAGTAFPYLLVKKQTEHQFKDVLRSRCREKWPSYNTGLGEDGSCKTDEPGKKLYYTLTLIIMYVIPILVMGITYTIITVTLINRKGPGGKSTSSVDRARKKVIRMLIVVLVSFVICWTPQWVFLMYDAHYPPTGDTQRPPYFVALKYVALYIAYSNSAINPVMYAGFNENFRRGFLDVFRCRIWNKKNRIHSGDSKEEKTCTCTVSFRIVVCEEEVSMKISCLKTGLVSNVVSALIILAVRKFLKFQVIQCLEKVSADFPMGY; encoded by the exons ATGAGTGATCAGTTTGGTGATTTGCTGGATGGTGACGTCTCCCAACGTTTAAAACTTTGTACCCCAGGAGAACCGGAGGCGGACTCCAGTGATGTTCTTAAAATTCTACAGTTTTTTCTAGCACCAGATCTACCTGAAATCCCTTCATGGGAACAAGGGCTAAAAATCGCGTTCTATATCCCACCTATTTTAGTAGATGTTGTGGGAAATAGTTTGGTTATCCTCATTGTGGCTTTGAACAAGAAGATGAGAACGACCACAAACTTACTGATTTTGAATCTCAGTGTGTCCGACATAATGGTGGCCTGTTTTTGTATGTGGATTCACTTGGCCACACAACTTCAGCAGGGGAATCTGTGGCCCTTTGGCGCGTTTCTGTGTAAAGTGACGTCTTTTGTTCAAG TTACGTCTCTGACATCCAGTGTGCTGACGCTGACCATTATTTCCCTGGAGCGATTTCTGGCGATAGTGTTCCCACTACGACAAAAAATGTCCCACAGAGCAGTGATAGTGGCCATCACGTGTACATGGATAGTTTCAGCAGGAACGGCCTTCCCTTACCTACTGGTGAAGAAACAGACAGAGCACCAATTCAAAGATGTATTACGATCGCGATGCAGGGAAAAGTGGCCATCTTATAACACTGGACTGGGCGAAGATGG ATCCTGCAAAACAGATGAGCCAGGAAAGAAGCTATATTACACTCTCACCTTAATCATCATGTACGTCATACCCATTTTGGTAATGGGAATCACCTACACTATCATTACCGTGACCCTCATCAACCGGAAGGGACCCGGGGGTAAATCCACCTCCTCCGTAGACAGAGCCAGGAAAAAG GTTATTCGCATGTTGATTGTGGTCCTGGTATCCTTCGTCATCTGCTGGACTCCACAGTGGGTGTTCCTGATGTACGACGCCCACTACCCACCTACAGGAGACACACAG AGGCCTCCTTACTTCGTTGCGCTGAAGTACGTCGCTCTGTACATAGCCTACAGTAACAGCGCCATCAACCCAGTCATGTATGCCGGCTTCAATGAGAACTTCCGGCGGGGCTTCTTAGATGTCTTCAGATGTCGCATCTGGAACAAGAAAAACAGAATACATTCAGGTGATtctaaagaagaaaaaacatgtaCCTGTACAGTGTCTTTTAGAATTGTGGTTTGCGAGGAGGAAGTATCGATGAAAATTAGCTGTTTAAAAACTGGGCTTGTTTCTAATGTGGTATCAGCTCTGATAATTTTAGCTGttaggaaatttttaaaatttcaagtaATTCAATGTCTGGAAAAGGTTAGTGCAGATTTCCCTATGGGGTATTGA
- the LOC125671515 gene encoding allatostatin-A receptor-like isoform X2, with product MSDQFGDLLDGDVSQRLKLCTPGEPEADSSDVLKILQFFLAPDLPEIPSWEQGLKIAFYIPPILVDVVGNSLVILIVALNKKMRTTTNLLILNLSVSDIMVACFCMWIHLATQLQQGNLWPFGAFLCKVTSFVQVTSLTSSVLTLTIISLERFLAIVFPLRQKMSHRAVIVAITCTWIVSAGTAFPYLLVKKQTEHQFKDVLRSRCREKWPSYNTGLGEDGSCKTDEPGKKLYYTLTLIIMYVIPILVMGITYTIITVTLINRKGPGGKSTSSVDRARKKVIRMLIVVLVSFVICWTPQWVFLMYDAHYPPTGDTQRPPYFVALKYVALYIAYSNSAINPVMYAGFNENFRRGFLDVFRCRIWNKKNRIHSDIGNSTVARGSMRHRGGVMSGKTAVTTVQTTMEENAHVYGSTND from the exons ATGAGTGATCAGTTTGGTGATTTGCTGGATGGTGACGTCTCCCAACGTTTAAAACTTTGTACCCCAGGAGAACCGGAGGCGGACTCCAGTGATGTTCTTAAAATTCTACAGTTTTTTCTAGCACCAGATCTACCTGAAATCCCTTCATGGGAACAAGGGCTAAAAATCGCGTTCTATATCCCACCTATTTTAGTAGATGTTGTGGGAAATAGTTTGGTTATCCTCATTGTGGCTTTGAACAAGAAGATGAGAACGACCACAAACTTACTGATTTTGAATCTCAGTGTGTCCGACATAATGGTGGCCTGTTTTTGTATGTGGATTCACTTGGCCACACAACTTCAGCAGGGGAATCTGTGGCCCTTTGGCGCGTTTCTGTGTAAAGTGACGTCTTTTGTTCAAG TTACGTCTCTGACATCCAGTGTGCTGACGCTGACCATTATTTCCCTGGAGCGATTTCTGGCGATAGTGTTCCCACTACGACAAAAAATGTCCCACAGAGCAGTGATAGTGGCCATCACGTGTACATGGATAGTTTCAGCAGGAACGGCCTTCCCTTACCTACTGGTGAAGAAACAGACAGAGCACCAATTCAAAGATGTATTACGATCGCGATGCAGGGAAAAGTGGCCATCTTATAACACTGGACTGGGCGAAGATGG ATCCTGCAAAACAGATGAGCCAGGAAAGAAGCTATATTACACTCTCACCTTAATCATCATGTACGTCATACCCATTTTGGTAATGGGAATCACCTACACTATCATTACCGTGACCCTCATCAACCGGAAGGGACCCGGGGGTAAATCCACCTCCTCCGTAGACAGAGCCAGGAAAAAG GTTATTCGCATGTTGATTGTGGTCCTGGTATCCTTCGTCATCTGCTGGACTCCACAGTGGGTGTTCCTGATGTACGACGCCCACTACCCACCTACAGGAGACACACAG AGGCCTCCTTACTTCGTTGCGCTGAAGTACGTCGCTCTGTACATAGCCTACAGTAACAGCGCCATCAACCCAGTCATGTATGCCGGCTTCAATGAGAACTTCCGGCGGGGCTTCTTAGATGTCTTCAGATGTCGCATCTGGAACAAGAAAAACAGAATACATTCAG ATATCGGAAATTCGACAGTTGCTCGAGGGTCCATGAGGCACAGAGGAGGAGTCATGAGCGGAAAAACAGCGGTGACGACAGTGCAGACAACAATGGAGGAAAACGCGCATGTTTACGGCTCTACCAACGACTGA
- the LOC125671516 gene encoding THUMP domain-containing protein 1-like: MSEKRGKKRPKSYYIKCANKKPKRDVWKLEAGMRGFIITCNNNEKGAVREAYNILNEYADKLYGPEKDMPDSKNDEDLSGDEEEEEDIEKAMMKEVKEIKEAKLAQRRFQNTNTRAKNCIFIRTTLPDPSQLAHSILSDLSETKVQKSRYAIRLLPISGSCRAEEGEVKKLGKELFTPIFETPFGKGFSFSIVVKIRNNNGLGRDSVIPALAGIIKELNPLHRVNHDKPDYVILVEVIQSVCCLGIAEDFFKFKKYNLQEIIKGSAENKAEPAEINKEETVQALKDNEEESVQADDKEKVAIEVPEDKEKVAVEVPEDKEKVAVQAPEILQPNKANLTQDDEELKETEGQETKVTQSSATRDKNSEGESVLGTLKVNEEITAKTTTDCNDVSDDIVPVNDPSENS; encoded by the exons ATGAGTGAAAAAAGAGGAAAGAAACGACCAAAGTCATACTACATAAAATGTGCCAACAAGAAACCAAAGAGAGATGTATGGAAACTGGAAGCGGGGATGAGGGGATTCATCATAACGTGTAACAACAATGAGAAGGGGGCTGTTCGAGAGGCATACAACATCCTGAATGAGTATGCTGATAAGCTCTATGGTCCAGAGAAG GATATGCCCGACTCAAAGAATGATGAGGACTTGTCAGGAGATGAAGAGGAGGAGGAAGACATCGAAAAGGCGATGATGAAGGAAGTGAAGGAAATTAAGGAGGCCAAGCTTGCACAGAGACGATTCCAAAACACCAATACAAGAGCAAAAAACTGCATCTTCATTAGGACCACCCTACCAGACCCTAGTCAGTTAGCTCACTCCATACTCTCTGATTTGTCAGAAACAAAGGTACAAAAATCCAGGTACGCCATTCGTCTGCTTCCGATATCAGGTAGTTGTAGAGCAGAGGAAGGTGAAGTGAAAAAGCTTGGGAAAGAACTATTTACTCCAATCTTTGAGACTCCATTTGGAAAGGGATTTTCTTTTAGTATAGTTGTAAAAATCAGGAACAATAATGGCCTTGGGCGTGATTCGGTTATTCCGGCTTTGGCTGGTATCATAAAGGAGTTGAATCCTTTGCACCGAGTGAATCATGATAAACCAGATTATGTCATATTGGTGGAAGTCATTCAGTCTGTGTGTTGTTTGGGGATAGCAGAGGACTTCTTCAAATTCAAAAAGTACAACTTGCAAGAAATAATAAAGGGAAGTGCTGAGAACAAAGCTGAGCCAGCAGAAATAAACAAAGAAGAAACTGTTCAAGCATTGAAGGATAATGAGGAAGAAAGTGTACAAGCAGACGACAAAGAGAAAGTTGCAATAGAAGTCCCAGAGGACAAAGAGAAAGTTGCAGTAGAAGTCCCAGAGGACAAAGAGAAAGTTGCTGTACAAGCGCCGGAAATTTTACAACCCAACAAAGCAAACTTAACTCAAGATGATGAGGAACTTAAAGAGACAGAGGGACAGGAAACTAAAGTTACACAGAGCAGTGCAACAAGAGACAAAAATTCCGAGGGAGAATCAGTTTTAGGCACGCTAAAAGTAAATGAAGAGATTACAGCAAAAACAACCACAGATTGTAATGATGTGTCTGACGATATTGTACCAGTAAATGACCCCAGTGAGAATTCATGA